The genomic region GCCATGCCGGCTAACTCGATATCAAGTTCCGCATTAAAGTCCGTTGATCATGGTTCTTCTTTCCTGACCCGTTCCACGCTGGCTCCCGTCGATTTTTGTGGTGAATGTATGCCGCTCGACGAAGCCGCCGTGACGAAACGATGGATGCAGACCCTCCGCACCAACAGCCGTCAACCGGCTGAACTCTACACGCTCCGGCAGAAAGCCGCGGCGTTTTTTCCCAAAATTGATCCCATTCTCCAGAAACACGGCATTCCGAGCGACTTTCGGTATGTCGCCATTGTCGAAAGTCGCCTGAACCAGCGGGCCGTTTCGCCCAGAGGAGCCGCCGGTTACTGGCAACTGATGCCCGCCACGGCCCGCGAACTGGGCCTGCGCGTGTCGGGCCGAACCGATGAGCGGTTCCACCTCGTCAAATCCACCGAAGCGGCCTGTCGGCTGCTGCAGAAACTGTATTCTCACCTCGGGTCCTGGTCCCTGGTGGCGGCGGCCTACAACGGCGGCCTCGGCTACGTCCGGTCACGCACCAAGGTTACGAATGCAGGCTATTACAAGACACGGTTCAATCCCGAAACCGGGGCTTACCTCTACCGGATTCTATTTTTCAAGGAAATGTTTGAGAATGCCGAATCATATTCGCCGATTCTGCCCCACCTGAACATGGAAGTGCTGACCAGCCCGCTGCCCGGTCTGCTGCCGCAGGAGCCGGGGGCCGACGAGGCGCTGGAAGAAGCCATCACTCTTTTTGCCACGCCGGTAGAAGACCAGGAGACGGATTTCCGGCTGGCGCGGCTGATGAGCAAAAAGAAAGCGGTGAAGGCGCGGCCTTCCAAGGTAAAAACTAAACAGGGGCGTACGCAATCGCCCCGGATGACGGCCGTTATGCGCCGCAGTGTGGGGCGCCTGAGCCGGGAGGACGAACTCCAGGCCGCCTGAATTTCCCAGTACCGTTACTCAACGTTCTTTCCAGGAATGCATCAGCAGCGGTCCGTTGCTGGTCGCCGTGAGGATGCGTGTCGGGTTGCGCAGCCGGTAGGACCGGCGGGCGTCGCCCGGCACGCGGAATCCGGTTCTGTCCGGTCCGAGCGCCACAAAGCCTCCGCGGCCGTCGCCTTTCAGCAGCACGCCTTTTGACGCATCCTGCCGACCCATGTTGGCTTCGTTCGGGAAGAAATTGCCCGTTGCCAGCGCGTCCGGTTTGCCGTCGTGGTCAAAATCGTCGATCAGAAACCCGAAAATGGGCGATTGCTGGGCCAGCCCGGGCAGCGGCCGAAGCGTAAAAACTCCTTTCCCCCGATTCTCGGCGTAACAGCTCCGCAGTTCGGTCACCTGCCTTTCGTACGCGCCCTGCCGCTCCTGTTCCGAAAACAGCCCGCTGAAGTCGGCTTCGGCATAATCGGCGTAGTGCAAATACTTTCTCCGAAACTGAATCACCTGCTGGATAAGCGATTCGCGGGGTAGAGCCGGGTAACGGGTGCCGCCGATAAAATAGCCCATGATCGGGTCGAACTGCCCGTCTTCATTAAAGTCTTTTCCGTAAATCAGCATCGGTTCCTTTTCGGAAGCCCGGTAAAAAGTATTCAGACCTTCATTCCCTAGCAGCAAATCGGCGTCCCCGTCTCCGTCGAAATCCCCCGCCGCCACGCAGTTCCACCAGCCGGAAGCGCGAGCGAGCGACGGATTGGCCGATTGCTGAAACTGGCCGTTCTGATTGGTCAGGATGGTAGGCGGCATCCACTCACCGACGAGTACCAGGTCTTCGTCGTGGTCATTGTCGAGGTCGACGGGCAGGGCGTCGCATACCAGACCGAGGTTCATCAGAGCGGGAGCCACCTGTTCGGTGACATCGGTGAAGCGGCCCCCGTCATTGCGGAGCAGGTAACTCCGGGCGGGCAGCGGATATTGTCCGGGTACCTGCCGACCGGCGATCAGCACGTCGGCATCCCCGTCGCGGTCGTAATCCAGCGCCCGCACCGACTGGCTGCTGACGGTTAGATTGGGCAAAAAGGCCGCGGGGGAAAAATTACCGCGTCCGTCGTTTCGGTACAGCACCGGACCGAACGCTTCGGCCACGTGCAGCGGCCGTTCGTTGCCGCCGCCGACCACCAGCAGGTCGTTGTCGCGGTCGTTATCGGCGTCGAAAAGCAGGATGGCGCCCGCTTCCATCGCCGTGTTGGGCATCCAGTCTTTTTGCCGAAACTGCCCGTTTGCCCCGCCGAAAAAAAGGTAGCCCGCACTCCCCCGGTACGAGGGACCGACGGCCAGATCGTCGAACCCATCGCCGTTGAGGTCTCCCACGGCTATCGCCGCACCCGGCCTCGACAGCATTTTATGTAAAGCCGGGGTCGTTTTGAAATCGACAAAATCGGATTCCTGATGGACATAGCCGGGAACGGCCGGTTGCGGCGTAAAGAGCTTTGGGGTTGACTGCAAGCGCGGCGGCGCGACGGGCTTTGCGTCGGAAATCCGGAAGGTCAGCCGCTGGTTTACCGGAATCCGGTAGCGGGTTTCGGTCAGGCCGCCGGGCCAGACCATCCGCACGGAATCGATTGCCGTCGCGTTGCCCAGACCCACCACCAGCGCCTGCTGCACCGAGGAGAGGTAGCCCCGCACGGGAAACTGTTCCAGCACCTGCATCCGTCCGCCGGACCAGACCGTCAGGGTAGCGCCGATGCCCGCGGGATTGGAAGCCGGACCGGCGAACGAAACCGTCAGATACGCATTTTTGGTCTGCGCCCGGCTGTTGTTCCGGAACAGCGATGCTTCCTCATCAATATTGTTGACAATCAAATCCTGATCGCCGTCGCCATCCAGATCGGCGTAAGCGGCCCCGTTGGCGTACGAAAGCTCGTTCAGGCCCCATTGTTCGGAAACATCTTCGAAAGCCGGGGCGTCGGCCGGGTTCCGGCTGGCATTCCGAAAGGCGTAATTTTTCAGTTTTATTTCCGGGACTTTGTCGAGCATCCGCTGGCGGCGCTGCTCGCGGGCGGCATCGGTGCCGAACAGGCCAAATTCTTCGTTGAAGCTGATAAAATCGCGGTCCGTGACGTTTTTCCGGTAGCCGTTCGTCACGAAAATGTCTTTCTGGCCGTCGCCATCCAGGTCCGTCAGCAGCGTTGCCCAGCTCCAGTCGGTCTGGGCGATTCCGGCCAGCAGACCGAGTTCGCTGAACGTTGGGACCGGACCTTCGTTGCCGCCGTTGAGCTGGAACGTATTCCGCATGTACTGAAGCTGGTAGCCATATTGCGGCGTCTGACTCAGTTCTTTTTTGTCATAATCGGGCGCGCCCAGCATCTGCTTTTGCCGGGCGTTGTCCTGCGGCAGCATGTCCAGCTGCATCAGGTCAATGCGGCCGTCGTTGTTAAGGTCGGCGGCGTCCACGCCCATGCCGTAGAGGCTGGTGTGGGCCAGCGCCTCCCGCGTGGCGTTGCGGAAGGTAACTTTTCCGGAGGCGTCCCGGCCGTTGCTCAGGTAAAATACATCGCTGCTGATGAAGTCGTTGGAGCAATAGATATCCGGGTAGCCGTCCCCGTTGATGTCGGAGATAGCCAGTCCCAGGCCCAGCCCTTCGTACCGGATACCCGCCTCGCTGGAAACGTCGAGAAAAAGGGGGGCCGAAGCGGTTTCGGGCTTCTTCGCTCCTTCTCGCCGCTTTTCCTGCGTCATATTCCGGAAAAGTCGGTCGGTGGAGGGGTAAGTACCGTCGTTGATGGCCGGGCGGAGGTAATTGGGATTCTGAAGATCGGGAGCTGAATTGAGCAGAAAGGCGTCGAGGTCGCCGTCAAGGTCGTAGTCGAAGAAAGCAGTCTGGGTCGTGAATCCCGCATAATCCAGTCCGTAGGCGGCGGCCTCCTCCCGGAACGTCGGCGTTTTTGTTTTCTGGTTGATAAAAAGCAGGTTTTGGCTCTTTTTCAGGGCCTGATGCGCCGCTACGCTCACGTAAATGTCATCCCAGCCGTCGCCGTTGACATCCGCCACCGAGACGCCCGAGCACCAGCGGTCCGTCTGCACCCCGGCCGCTTCCGTCACGTCGGTAAAGCGGAAGTCGGACGTTCCGGCGGGCGTTTCGTTGAGGTACAGCCGGCAGCTTTCCTGATTGCCCGTAAAAAACAGGTCCGGTCGGCCGTCGCGGTTGAAATCGCCCACTCCAACCCCGCCGCCGTTGTAGAAATTCGTAAACGTAAAGGCGTTCAGCGAGTCGGTGGGGGTCAGGTTGTTGGCAAATTGAATACCGGAATCGTCCGCGGAAACTTTGGTAAAAAGCGGCTCCGGGCGGTTTTTGCACCCGGCCAAAAAGAGGAGGAAAAGATAAATAAACCGCAAGGGAAGCAAAAGATTACGCGAAGGGCGCAAAGAGAACCCCGCGTTTCCTGCGGCATTCCTCTGCGCCCTCGGCGGTTAAACAACTTAATAACCCGGGTTCTGGTCTTTGATATCAATCATAGGATTGTTATCGATTTCAACCTGCGGAATCGGAAGCAGTTCGTGTTTGTTGGCCTGGAAATACGTCAGCGGCTCCGTCTTCAGCTTCTTGTTCTTCCGCCAGCGGATGATGTCGAAGTTGCGAACCTGCTCGGCGGCCAGCTCGACCATCCGTTCGTGCACGATGGCGTCGAAGACCTCATCCTTGTTGCGGCACGGATAGTTGCGGGTCGGGTAAGCCGGCATGGCTACCGATGCCCGGGCGCGCACCTGGTTCATCAGCGTGAGGGCGGCGGCGGAGTTTCCGAGTTCGTTTTCGCATTCGGCGAGCATCAGCAGCACGTCGGCGTAACGCATGATCCGCATGTTGATCCCGCTTTGCTGGTTGCTGGCGTTGGATTTGTACATGATGGAATATTTACGCCAGCTCACTTTCAGCGTTCTGCCGGCCACGACCGAAGAATTGCCCTGCACCATGGTCGAGGTGAGCATCGTGTTGCCGTTGTTGAACCGGTCGCCCTCCGTCCAGTAAGACAAGGCGTAGCGCGGGTCGTCTTTGGCATCGCCTTTGGCGACCGTCTCGTACTCGTTCAGAATCCGGTTGGACGGAATGACGTTTCGCCACGCGATGGCCGAATACTCCTGCGACCGCACCGTTTCCTCCTGAACGGCGTTCCCGTCGCCGTCGCCACCCCAGTTAAAAGCCCCGCCCGACGGCATGTAAACCACCTCCAGAATGGATTCCGCGTTGAATTCGCCTTCTTCATTGGTGAGGTCGGCGTAGTTGTCTACCAGCCGGTACACGCCCGAGTCGACGATTTTTCGCAGTTCGGTGCGGGCATTGGCGTAGTCGCCCAGTTGCAGGTACGTACGGGCCAGCAGCATCTGGGCAGCGGCTTTGGAAGCCCGGCCCTGGTTGGCGGCATCGTAGGTCGTAGGCAGGCCCGGCTCGGCGGCTTTCAGGTCGGCGATGACAAAATCGTAAACTTCGCGCTGGGGTGAGCGCGCCTTGGCTCCGTCCACCGATTTGGCAAACTCCTTATACAAGGGCACACCGCCGAAGAACGTAGCCAGTTCGTAATAAGCCCAGGCGCGCAGAAAACGGGCCTCGCCCAGCAGCCGGTCGCGCAGGGCGGGCGTAATGCTCTGGACCGTAGGGCCCTTCTCCAGCACCACGTTGGCTCGGTGAATGGTTCGATACCAGCCGCGCCAGATGCTCGAGGCCAGCGCGTTTCCGGTATCGTGTACACCGATCAGCAGCTGGTTGCGGGGCGTTTCGAGCTGACCGCCGCCCGAGGCCATCTCGTCGCCGCGCAGGTCGTGGGTAAAGAACCACTCCCGCGAAACGAGGCTATTGGATTGCACCAGAGCGTATATGGAATTGACGCCCGCCGTCAGTTCAGCGGCGTTATTAAAATAGGTATCAAAGGTTACCCCGTTGGGGTTGATCTGATTCAGGCCGTCTTCGTTGCAACTGATTGCCAGTCCAAGCAACAGGGCTCCGCAGAGGATCGACTTTTTCATATGCTTAGCAGGTATAATTGAGTGGATGAGCGATTGAGGAATTGAGTGATTTACCAGGCACATTTGGCGTTGCGGCACCGCCGCTCCATCACCCGTTCACTCAATCGCTCAATGAATTAAAATCCCAGGTTAATTCCCATCATGATTGTCCGCGCCTGCGGGTACTGCGCGAAGTCGATGCCGTTGGTCAGCAGACCGTAGTTCCGCGAGGCCACTTCCGGATCGTAGCCCGTGTAGCGGGTGAAGGTCAGCAGGTTCTGGCTCGACACGTAGATACGCAGGCGGCTCACCGTGTTGCGGGTCGCCTTGCTGAGGACCGTCGCCGGAATCGTGTAGCCTACGCTCAGGTTCTTCACGCGGAGATACGAGCCATCCTCCAGGAACCGGTCGGAAGTACGCGAGTTCTGGTTCGGGTCGCCGCTGATAGAGCGCGGTACGTCGGTGTTCGTGTTAGTCGGTGTCCAGGCGTTCAGCACGTCCGTCGTGGCATTGAACAGGCGCAGCTGTCCCTGCCCAATGACCTTTGTGCCGTTGTAAATCTTGTTGCCCGATACGCCCTGCAGGAACAGCGTAAAGTCGAAGTTACCGTAGTTTCCGGTCCAGTTGAGGCCGTAGCTGAATTTGGGAATAAAGCTGCCGAGGAACGTCCGGTCGAAGGCATCGACTTTCCCGTCCGGTTTGCCATCCGGGCCGCTGATATCCTTAAACCGGATGTCGCCCGCGGCGGTCTGGGCGTTCTGGTAGAAAGAAGCCGCGTTGCCGTCGATGGCGTTGAACCGGTCCACTTCTTCTTTGCTCTGGAAGATTCCGTCCACCACCCAGCCGTAGAACGACTGAATGGGCCGTCCGGCCTCCGTGCGGGTGATATCGAAGCCACCGAAGTCGCTGTTGTTGCCCGCGTTGATGTTGGCGTTCGGCGTAGCCAGGCTCAGCACCTGGTTGCGTGTCATGTCGAACGTACCGAGCAGGCTCCAGTTGAACTTCTTGCCACTGCGGTTGTAACCCGCCGTCAGTTCAAAGCCCCGGTTGCGCATGCTGCCCACGTTGGCCAGCGGGCTTACTGAAAAGCCCATCGATTCGGGCAGGGGCACGCGTAGCAGCAGGCCGTCCGTCTCCCGGTTATATACCTCGGCGCTCAGCGTAATCTTGTTGCTCAGCAGCGAAGCATCCAGACCGATGTTGGACATGGTCGTCACCTCCCAGCTCAGGTCGCTGTTTCCCAACTGGTTGAAGTACGAACCAAGCTGCGTGGTGTTTCCAAACGGATAAATGGTGTTGTTGGCCTGCACCAGCGGCTGCCAGTCGTAGTCGCCGATGGCATTGTAGCCCGTCTGTCCGTAGCTGCCGCGCAGTTTCAGCTCCGTAATAACCGGTACGCTCTTCAGGAAGCGCTCTTCGCTGATGCGCCAGCCCGCCGATACGGCCGGGAAGGTTCCCCATTTGCGATCCGGCGCAAAGCGGGACGAACCGTCGCGGCGGATGGAGGCGCTCAGCAGGTAGCGGCTGGCGAACTCGTAGTTGACGCGGCCCACGTACGAAATAAGCACGTTTTCGGAACGGCCGCTGTTGGTCGCCGGGTTCGAAATCCCCTGGAGCACCTGGATGTTGTTGTCGGGGCGCTGGCCGTTGGAGTTAACGTTGGTAGAGATACTCCGCTGCTGCTCGGCTACGGCCACGGCATTGACGTAGTGCTTGCCGAAGGTCTTGTCGAAGCTCAGCTGGTTGGTCATCACCGTCGAGAAATAGTCGCTCCGGTTGTCGGTGACGGTGGCGAGGGGGCGGCTGCGGTTACCATCGTTATATATTGGCAGGAAACCGTTAAAGCGGCCGCTGGCATAGTCAGCCCCGTACTGGAAGCGGTAGCGCAGGAAGTCGGTGAAGCGCACTTCGGCAAACACCGAACCCAGCAGCTTAAAACCGCGATCGACCTGAAACTGCTGCTCCTGTTCGGCTACGCGCAGCGGGTTTTCGGGGTCGGTGGCGTCCAGACCCTGGGCCGTGGTGCTGAATCCGCCGAGCTTCGTCGGGTCGCGGTCGGGCCAATACGGAATCATCCGCATGATGTTCATCACGAGGCTACGGCCGCCGCCGTCGCGCTCCAGACGCCGCCGGTCCGTGGACGCCAGGAACGTCTGCCCGATGGTCAGGAACTTGTTGAACTTATGGTCGGAGTTAACCCGGAAGCTGTACCGTTTGTAATCGGTAAAGGGCAGAATTCCGTCCTGCTGGAAATAGCCGAACGAGGTGTAGAAACGCGACACCGCATTGCCGCCCGACAGCGAAACCTGGTGGTCCTGGATCGGGGCCGCCCGGAACATCACGTCCTGCCAGTCGGTATCGGTCTGGGCGAAGGTCTGCGTGGCTCCGTCATAAATCGGCGTATTCAGGGCTGTAAAGCGACCCGGCACCGGCTGGCCGGAGGCCGTCAGCAGGGCCGTTCCGTAGCGGATGTACTCGTCGCGGTTCAGCAGGTCGAGCTTGCGCCAGGCCGACTGAGAGCCGTAGTAGGAATCAAAATTAAGGCTCAGCTTCCCGTTGGTGCTGCCTTTTTTGGTCGTAATCAGGATAACGCCGTTGGCCGCCCGGGAGCCGTAGATGGCCGCCGCGCTGGCGTCCTTGAGCACTTCCAGCGATTCGATGTCCTTGGGGTCGATGTTGTTGAGGCCACCCGCCGGAATGCCGTCGATGACGTACAGCGGATTGGGGTTCAGGCTGATGGAGCCCACGCCGCGAATCCGGATCACCGGCTCGCTGCCCGGGCTGCTGTTGTTGGTCACCGATACCCCCGGCACCCGGCCCTGGAGGGCCTGCGTGGCACTGATGACCGGCAGGGCCTTCAGCTCTTTCGGCGTCACCGATGAAACCGCCCCGGTGAGGGAGGACTTCTTTTGGGTACCGTAACCGACGACGATGACTTCGCTCAGTGCCTGCTGATCGGCCGTCAGCTGAATGTCGATCACCGAACGATTGTTGACCGGAACTTCCTGCCGAACGAAGCCGATATAACTGAACACCAGCGTTACATTCCGGCCGGCTGCCAGCTGGTATTTCCCGTTTTTGTCGGTCGTTGTGCCCCGGGTAGTTCCCTTCTCCACGACGTTGACACCGGGCAGCGCCTCGCCGGTTTCGTTAGTAACCGTACCAGAAATCTGTTGCTGGGCCAGCGCCGCCCCGGTCAGGGTCATCAGCCAGATAATCAACGGTATGCGGATTGGCTTCATCAGCCCTCCGACAAGCCGCCGGGCAAAAGTAAAATGTTTCATAAAATTAGGGGTTAGAAATGATAAGGGTAATCTGACGAAAGCAGTTGTCAGAGGAGAATTTTCGCTCCAACCACTCCATTCGGTGAGGAAATATACTCACAAAATACAGGATTATTCAAAGTCTTGTCGCATACATTTTTCTCCATTAAAGACTTAATTGTAATATTCCATGATAAAATCAATAAAAAAGCCCACTGCGTTGTAGCGGTGGGCTCTCAAAATTTACTATTCGGTGATTACTTTCCTTTCGCCGAAACGGTGGTGGCGGGCACCAGTACGGTATCAACCGAGTGAACGATGCCGTTGGTGGCCTCGATGTCCGGCCAGTTGACCGTGGCCGTGTTGCCGGCGGCGTCCGTAATGGTCACGGCCTCACCCTGTTTGCTGACGGTCAGCGTCTGGCCGGTGACGGTCTTCAGCTTCTGGCCGTCTTCCAGCTGGTCCGAGGTCAGGCGGCCTTTCACCACGTGTCCGGCTAGCAGCCGCATCAGCCGCTGCTTGGCGGCCGGTTTCATCAGTTCGTCGAGCGTCCCGGCGGGCAGCTGCTGGAAAGCCGCATCGGTCGGGGCAAATACCGTAAACGGTCCCTTGCCCGAAGCCTGGTCGGTCAGGCCCGCTACCCGGAGAGCCCGGAACAGGATGGTGTGTTCGCGCGAGCGGGCGGCGCTCAGCGAAAGGTCCCGGCTGGTGGAGCCGCCGCGGCGTTCGCGGCCGTAGAAGGTGCCGCCCGTCGGGTCGATGGTTCCGGTAGTACTGCCCGCCGCGTTGGTCTGGGTCGAAACGGACGTTCCCGTGCCCGACACCGCGCCCGGCTGCTGAACGCCGGATTCGGTCGTGGTCGACTTCTGGGTCGTGTCGGTCATGCCCCCCGAAACATTGGTATTCGGCTGCCCGGTTGTGGGGGTCTGCGTAGAGGTGCCGGGCTGGGTGCCGGTGCCCGTTGTCTGGGCCAGAGAAGGAAGAGAAAACAGCAGCGTCGCTGCCAGCGCCAGTCCGCACAATGCCTGCTTTTTCATAAGCACGTCGAGGTTAAATAAGGAATGAAACCCGTCCGGGACATTCCCGGACTCGTGGGTAACGCCTTGTTGACTCTGATTATTTCGTCCGCAGCGCCGGAACCTATCCATAAACTTATCGTAGAGTCTGAGCCGAATTTGTAACCCTGCCGAAATCCCCCCACCTTTGCCGAAACTTTTTTCTACCAGTTATGCAAATCACAAAACACAAAGTGGCAGCTATCCACTATACCCTGCGTGATGATTCGGGCCGGGTGTTGGATTCAAGCGCAGGTCGCGAGCCGCTGTACTATCTGCACGGCGAAGGCAACCTGATCCCGGGCATGGAGGAAGGGCTGGAAGGCCGCTCAACCGGCGACCACTTCCAACTGACGGTTTCTCCGGATAAAGGATATGGTGAACGTGACCCCGAAATGATTCAGGAAGTGCCGATGAGCGCGTTTGGTGGCCAGAAGGTCGAGCCGGGCATGCAGTTTCACGCCAACCATGGCCAGGTGGTGACCGTTACCGGCGTCAGCGGCGATACCGTTACCATCGATGCCAACCACCCGCTGGCCGGTCAGCAGCTCAACTTCGATGTCGAAGTCGTTGAAGTCCGGGAAGCCACCGCCGAAGAAGTAGCCCACGGGCACGTCCACGGCCCGGGCGGAGCGGAACACTAATTCAGTTAAGAGTTAAAAATTAAAAGTTAAAAGTAGAGCTCCGCTAGGCCAGAAATCTGAATCAGCGGAGCTCTACTTTTAACTTTTAATTTTTAACTCTTAACTCTTTTTCCCTAATTCATACCGTTTGATGATCTTCAGCAGCACCCCGTTCGTCCAGCCGAAGCCGTCCTGGTTGGGGTACTCGCCGCCGCCGGTTTCGAGGGTGGTGTCCACCACGTTGTATTTCTCCGTTAGTTTTCCCGTCGATTTATAGACCCGGATGTTCAGGTCGGCCCAGCGCCGGGCCAGTTCGCGGGCCTGTCCGGACTTGCCGTAGCGTTCCAGTCCGTCGATGGTCATCCATTGCAGCGGGGCCCAGCCGTTGGGCGCATCCCATTGCTGGCCGGTAACCTTCAGGGTCGTGACCACGCCGCCCGGCTTCAGAAAATCCCGTTGCAGCACGGCGGCCGCCGCATCGATATGCGTTTTGGGGGCCACCCCGAAGAAGAAGGGCGTGAATCCGGCCAGGGTCTTCTCCGCCGACTGCCGTTTGCCGACCAGATCGTAATCAAAGTACCAGCCTTCCTGCGCGTTCCAGCAGTATTTTTCAATCGCCGCTTTCCGTTTTTCGGCCGCCTGCCGGAACTGCGCCGCCCGGCCCTGATTCTGCGACAGGGCGTACGAACGCGCCAGCGCAAGTTCCAGCTGATAAAGCAGGCCATTGAGGTCTACCGGCACCAGGTCAGTCGTGCGGATGGTCGCCATCGTTTTGCCGTCGGCAAACCAGCGGCTGCTGAAATCCCAGCCGCTTTCGGCTCCGCTGCGGAGGTGCCGGTACAGCGTCCTGCGGTCCCGCTTCGATTCCCGGGCGAGCGTCGAATCCTCGTAGAACGACTCCTGCCGGGCAATGTCGTCCCGGTCGTAGTAGCGGTTGAGCACACTGCCGTCGGGCATCCGGACGACGTGCTGCGTGGGCGCCGTTTTGTCCATCCAGTAATCGTATTCGCGCTGCAGTTCTTTCCCGTACCGGACAAACACCTTCTCCCCGTCTTTTTGGGCCAGCAACCCGACCATCAGGGCAAAAAACGGCGGCTGCGAGCGCGACAGGTAATACGTCCGGTTGCCGTTTGGGATGTGCCCGTAGGTGCGG from Tellurirhabdus rosea harbors:
- the treA gene encoding alpha,alpha-trehalase TreA: MIFKKVLSVLAMLIPFADGEAQTKAPRSKVEPGSSADRPAAAQSPVSAVPATPPDKLYGELFRDVQMNRIFPDNKTFVDCVPRRSPAAIVKDYLAARNNPNLRFSLKLFVEENFTIPAAPQEAYRAQEDQDVVTHIEKLWTVLKRNRDQPMTGSSRLPLPHPYLVPGGRFREIYYWDSYFTMLGLEESGEWDVIRHMIDNFAFLIRTYGHIPNGNRTYYLSRSQPPFFALMVGLLAQKDGEKVFVRYGKELQREYDYWMDKTAPTQHVVRMPDGSVLNRYYDRDDIARQESFYEDSTLARESKRDRRTLYRHLRSGAESGWDFSSRWFADGKTMATIRTTDLVPVDLNGLLYQLELALARSYALSQNQGRAAQFRQAAEKRKAAIEKYCWNAQEGWYFDYDLVGKRQSAEKTLAGFTPFFFGVAPKTHIDAAAAVLQRDFLKPGGVVTTLKVTGQQWDAPNGWAPLQWMTIDGLERYGKSGQARELARRWADLNIRVYKSTGKLTEKYNVVDTTLETGGGEYPNQDGFGWTNGVLLKIIKRYELGKKS